The window TGTCGTAGGAAAGGACATTGCCTCCGGCAAGACTTACCGTCTGCGCCTCCCGGTCGATACCCGTTGCCCAATCGTGGAGAACAGTGATTCCGTACTCGGCTGCCAGCTTTCCATAGTTGTGTCCGATGGATGCAAGATCACGAAAACCACCGAGATAGAGGTTTGAAAAAAAGCAGGTGTAATAGGTTCGGGTCGGTTCAATCAGAACGACATCGATCTCGCCTGCGCTGTCCTTGGCGATGTAGCGTGCCGCCGTAGCGCCTCCCGCGCCGCCGCCGATGATTACGACCCTAGGTAGGCTCTGGCCGGTAACGGCCGGTGCGGCGAGCAAAGCTCCGGTCGCAACCGAGCCACTCACAAAGTCACGTCTATTGATCTTCATTGCTTCCCCCGTTTCCGTTTTCGTCCATCTGGGCAAAAAATGCTGCCAAGGCAGCAATTTCTTCGTCACTCAGCCGAGCGGCGACCGTCTGCATGGCCGAATTGCTTCTCTCGCCTCTCCGATAGGCGCGCAGCGCATCGGCGAAGCTTTCCATCGGCAAATTTGTGATCGACGGGATCCCCTTGCTGGTGCCGTCGGTCCGATGGCAGGTGAGGCATTCGCTGGCGAGGTATTCGCCGAATTCCTTATCGGCTTGTAGGCTGATTTTCGACTGGTCCGTTATTGCCTGAGCCTGCTCTTCCGCCAACGCGCCGGAGAAGACTGAAATTGTCGCAAGAAAAAGGTTGAATTTCTTTATGCATTGCCAAACGGAACTAACCCGTGTTTGCAGGTTCATGTCAGAAACCGGTCCGAATGCTGATTTTCTCAGGTGACATCGACCTGCTTCTCCTCACGATAGATGTCACCATCATCGTCAAACCAGGTAAACTGCAAAACGCCGGATGTTGGGATGACCGCTTCAAATTCGAGAAACGGATTGGAAGAGACAGAAGGGTGCATTTCCACGTCCACAACAGTCTCTCCCTCAAAGGTGCAGGAGAACCTGTTTATGATCGAGCGCGGGATCAGACCGCCTTCAGCGTTGCGTCGTTGTCCGGACTCCATTGGATGGGTGACCATCGTCTTTATGGTGAAGGACCGGCCAGCTTTGACTTTGGCGGGCAGTTTGATCCGCGTTTTTACGCCACTTGCCATTTGTGTTCTCCGCCTTCAATCATGCGCCGCATCCGCCGATGATCACGGCAACTTTCTTGGCGGTGCTTCGGTAAGTCCCGTCGGCCATCTGGGCAATCGCGATGACGTTTTGACTGCGCGCCAATCGCATTCTCGTCGAGGCGCGGCGCTTGCCGGCAAACTGGCCAAACGTGAAGACGACGACTTCGGCGTCCGGGTTGTCATCCGCAAAAATTGCAATGGAAACGGCGTTGTCAGCAAAAACTTCAACGGGAACGGTAAATCCATTCTCGGCAATTGAATCGATGGCTAGGTCCACGCCGCCCTCAGAAAGCTGGGCCCCGCCAGTAAAGTTATCAATGGCATCTGCGATTTGTTTCGCGCTGGCCTCAGGAAGCAAGGTAAGCATTGCAGTGGCGCTCAGCCCCGTAACGAAAAATGTTCGCCTTCGTAGGTGCATTCCGCTTCTCCTCGACCGATACATTGCCACCGGTGAACATTTTTCGCAATTCCGTCGCGGATTTGTGAGATGCGTTAGGGGAGCGGTGACGAGACTGATTTACCACGCATGCATGCCAACATTGGAATTGCACGTTGAGCCTGGCATCTTTCGCATCATACCGCCCAAAGGGTTCAGGCAGTTATCAACCCGTCCATGATACCAACCAATTCCTCGGTAATTCCCGGCTCGGAAAGCGCATGTCCGGCGTGGGTAACCATGCGCAGGTCCGACGCGGGCCAAAGGGAGTGCAGTCGCTGCGACGTAATGGGCGGGCAGATCATGTCGTACCGCCCCTGAACGATGAAGCCCGGGATATGTTGGATCTTGGGCATGTCGCGAAAGATTTGCCCGTCCTCTTCAAGAAAGCCGTCATTGATGAAGTAGTGGTTTTCCAGCCGGGCAAACGCTCTGGCATAGGTGCCCGACGGTGAGCCACGTTGTCCGTTGGAATTTATCGAAGCCAATTGGCTTTCCCACCCGGCCCAGGCACGGGCAAACCTAGTCTGCTCGGCATGGTCCCTGCCGAACAATCGCTTGTGGTAAGCCGCGACCAGGTCGTTGCGTTCCTGCTTCGGCACCATGTGGGAGAAAGCCCGCCATTGTTCGGGCCAGAATGCGCCTGCACCACCTCCATAAAACCAGGCAATTTCGGCCTTTGTCATGGTGAACACACCGCGAAGGATCAAGTTTTTGACGCGGTCCGGGTGTGCCTGAGCGTAGATAAGCGCCAGAGTTGCGCCCCACGAACCGCCGAAAACGCTCCACTTATCGATTTTGAGTTCTTCGCGGATGCGCTCAATGTCGGCAACCAGATCCCAGGTTGTGTTGTTTTCGACTGACGCGTTTGGCGTGGATCGACCACAGCCGCGCTGATCGAACAGTATCGTTCGATAGTGGCTCGGATCGAAGAACCTGCGCATACCCGGTGAACAGCCTCCGCCGGGACCACCGTGCAGGACAACAACTGGCACGCCGTCAGGATTGCCGCATTCTTCGACGTAAACCTTGTGGTTGCCAGGTACTGCCATCATCAGCGTGCGATACGGTTCCCGCGGTGGATGCAGGCTGGGCCTTGGTGACGCACTGGCAGGATGGATGTTTTCTGGCATCAGGATCGAGCTATGTTAACGATGCGAACACAATTACAGGTTGGTCCAATGAGTGCAACGCCGTCCGTCAGTTCCGTCAACGAAACCGAGATCGCAAAGTTCGAAGCGATGGCGGCGGAGTGGTGGGATACAGAAGGCAAGTTCAAGCCGCTTCATATGCTTAATCCCACCCGGCTTGACTATATTGTCAATCAGATCAGTGCCGAATTTGGTCGCGACACTAAGGCCGAAAGCCCGTTCGCGGGCCTTCGTTTGCTCGACATCGGTTGCGGTGGCGGCTTGCTTGCAGAGCCAATGGCACGTTTGGGAGCCGAAGTGGTGGGAGCGGACGCCGCTTCCGGCAATATTCCCGTTGCTCAGATTCATGCCAAACAATCCGGTCTCGAGATCGACTACCGTCACGCAACCGCAGAGGCGTTGGCTGAGGATGGCGAGAGGTTCGATGTAGTTCTTAACATGGAAGTGGTGGAACATGTCGAAGACCCACAAGCCTTTTTGACGACTTGCCAATCGCTTTTGAAACCGGGTGGGCTGATGATCTGTTCAACTCTCAACCGAAACCCCAAGAGTTACCTGATGGCAATTATCGGCGCCGAGCACGTGATGCGATGGTTGCCGAAAGGAACGCATGATTGGAACAAGTTCATTACGCCTGACGAACTCTTTAGCATGCTCAGTGAGGCCGGCCTCGAACCCGTGGATCGGAAAGGTTTCCAGTTCAATCCTCTATTGTGGAATTGGCGGATTTCGGAGGCTGACCTCAGTGTAAATTATGTGACTGCCAGTGTAAAACCCAGCGTAGCGGAACACTGAAACTGTTTGAGTAGTTTCGAAAATCTCGGGCTTAGGTTGGTCAACCTACCGGACTGGCCAGACTTTGCCTCAGTTTGCGCAGCAGCGGTAACGCCGCCCGCAGTTCCTCAGGGTCAATCGTCTTCAGTATCTCATTGAAAACCGGTTCTACGGCCGACGAAGCATGTGCCAAGGTACGTCGACCGGCTGGGCTGATCGAAACAAATTTGCGACGGCCGTCATCCCAATCTGGGCGAATATGCACCGATCCGGCGGCTTCGAGCTTGGCTAGTGTATTTGTCAATGCTCCCTTCGTCAGGTTGAAACTCCGCGCCAGCTGAGCTGGTGTTTTTTCACTGGCGGACACTGCCAGATGATTGAGAACAGTGAAGTGCGAAACTGCCATGCCCTTCGGTAACGACTTTTGCAGGCGCGCGTGCAGCAATTGGTCGATTGTCGCAATTTCCGAGACCAGAGTGAGAATTGTGGCATCACCTGGGCCCGTTTGGCGCGATCTTTCCATTTACCTCGTCACTCTGCGAGCATTGAATCCAGTTGGCCAGCCCTTTCAAGAGCATTGATATCGTCGAAGCCGCCGACGTGAGTTTCTCCGATGAATATCTGGGGCACGGTTCGCCGACCTTTGGCGCGCTGCACCATTTCCGCCCTCCGTTCGGGTTCTGCCATGACATCGACTTCTGAAAAACTGATACCCTTCTCGCTAAGCAGTCGTTTGGCAGCCGCGCAATAGCCGCAAATCGGAGTTGTGTAGATTTCCACGGTTTTCATCGTCATGCCCTCGAACTGATACGGGCTTTATATAAGTTCCAGCGCATCTCTTGCAACGCGCGCGAGAACCAGCGCGCTGACGCCTGCTGGATGGCCGGTTCGCACTGCAGAGGTCGCCGCGCCAAGCGTTGCCCCGGTAGTTAAAACGTCGTCGATCAAAACACACTTTCTGCCGGCAATCGCCTCGATACGGCGCGGGTTCAGGCGTATGGTATTCTGGAGAATGGCGAAGCGCTCTGCTCTGTTTTTGCCCTCCAGCGATGTCGTCCGTTCTTGTCGGATCAGGAGATCCGGCACGCAATGCACGCCGGTCAAAGCGGAAAGCTGTCGGGCCAGTTCCGCCGATTGGTTGTGGCGTCGACGCGCGAGGCGCGACCAATGCAGCGGTACGGGCGCCAGAACGTCTGCATTTCGCAATAGATCACGACCGGCAGCCGCCATCCAGCCCGCGGCTACCAACGCCAGATCCAACCGGTCCCGATGTTTGAGCCCAAGGACGACCTTTTTGCCAGTGCCCTCGTAGAGGATTGCTGCACGCCCATTGTCCCAACCAGGAGGCGCGTACATGCATGCGTCGCAAATGACATTTGTTGTCGGCAGGGAGAGTGGCACCGGCAAGCCACAACAATTGCAGATTGAACCGCTGATAAAACTGGTATCTTTCCAACAGGTCGGGCACAGGCCGTGACTATCTGTGGTCTCCTCCTCACACCCTACGCATTGCGGCGGATAGACTGCATTTAAGATGGTGCCCAAGCCACTGGCGATTGCATGAATCATCTAGACCACCTATGTGCCGGGAAAAGGAATTTGGATGTCATCGGCCCCTCGTCTGTTTGATAGCGAAGCCCTCTCTCAGCGTAGGCACCGCGCGGCGCTTGCACCTGCCCATTTTCTCCAGAGGCAGGCGGCAGCCGAAGTCAGAGAAAGACTCGAAGACATTAACAGAGTCTTTACAGCACCGGCTGTGATCGGGCCGCAGGCAGAAGAATGGTCCCGATGGCTTGGCATCGAGAACACTGCTGTGGTTTTGCCGGATGCTGAAATCCTGCCATTCAAGAAAGGCTCTCACGATCTGATCGTCCATGCCTTGTCATTGCATTGGGCCAATGACCCGGTCGGACAGTTGGTTCAGATGCGTCTCGCACTTCAGCCAGATGGATTGATGATCGCTTGCTGCTTCGGAGGACGGTCGCTGTCCGAGCTTCGGGCTGTACTGGCGGAGGCAGAAGCAAAAATCCGATCGGGTCTCTCTCCGCGGGTGGCCCCGATGGGTGAAATAAGAGAGCTAGGGTCGCTGTTGCAGAGAGCCGGTTTCGCCTTACCCGTTGTCGATGCCTCGTTGACCGAAGTCACCTACGAAAATGCGACAGCATTGATGCGCGATCTCAGGGCGATGGGAGAGACCAATGTTCTAGCTGCGAGAGAGCGTGGATTTTTCCGTCGCGATGTTTTGGCTTTGGCCGAGAGCTTATATCGCCAGCACTTCCCGGCAGAAGGTGACCGTATCCGGGCCACCGCCGAAATTGTGTTCCTGACCGGATGGGCGCCGTCTCCCGACCAACCGCAAGCACTGCGTCCGGGATCGGCCAAAATGAGGCTCGCCGATGCGCTTCAAGTGGAGGAACATTCTGCAGAAGATGCGACACCGAGACCCATGCAGAAAGATTGACTGAACTGACGGCCGCGATACTTCGCAATGACAGTGACTAGCGGCAGAAATCAAAAGGAAGATAAGCATCGATGCCAGAGAACAGTCCCTTGGCCTTATCCCAAGGCGAGAGCGACAGGCTTGCATTCGCCGAAGACTCTCATCCGGCGATTCCGAAAGCGCGCATCGGCATAGTTCTAGCCAATCTCGGAACTCCGGATGCGACAGACTATTGGTCCATGCGCCGTTATTTGAACGAGTTTCTGAGCGACCGTCGTGTGATTGATTATTCGCCTTGGCTTTGGCAGCCGCTGCTGCAGGGCATAATCCTGACAAAGAGGCCATTTTCCAGCGGAGCAGCCTATCGGAGTATCTGGAACAACGACAAGAATGAAAGCCCGCTGTTGACCACAACGCGAGCTCAGGCAGAAAAATTGGCGGCACGGTTAAGGGAAACATACGGTGACCACGTCATCGTCGAGTTCTGTATGCGCTACGGCAATCCTTCCACGCGGTCCGTGATCGAGGAGTTGAGGGAAAAGGGGTGCGAGAAGATCATTTTTTTCCCTCTTTACCCACAATACTCTGCCCCGACGACGGCTACGGCAAACGACCAGGCATTTCGGGTGCTGATGAAGATGAACTGGCAACCCGCGATTCGAACGGTTGCCGCCTACTATGATCATCCCCTGTATATCGAAGCGCTGGCGCAATCCGTGGAAC of the Algicella marina genome contains:
- the soxZ gene encoding thiosulfate oxidation carrier complex protein SoxZ, whose translation is MASGVKTRIKLPAKVKAGRSFTIKTMVTHPMESGQRRNAEGGLIPRSIINRFSCTFEGETVVDVEMHPSVSSNPFLEFEAVIPTSGVLQFTWFDDDGDIYREEKQVDVT
- a CDS encoding ComF family protein; amino-acid sequence: MIHAIASGLGTILNAVYPPQCVGCEEETTDSHGLCPTCWKDTSFISGSICNCCGLPVPLSLPTTNVICDACMYAPPGWDNGRAAILYEGTGKKVVLGLKHRDRLDLALVAAGWMAAAGRDLLRNADVLAPVPLHWSRLARRRHNQSAELARQLSALTGVHCVPDLLIRQERTTSLEGKNRAERFAILQNTIRLNPRRIEAIAGRKCVLIDDVLTTGATLGAATSAVRTGHPAGVSALVLARVARDALELI
- a CDS encoding thiosulfate oxidation carrier protein SoxY: MLTLLPEASAKQIADAIDNFTGGAQLSEGGVDLAIDSIAENGFTVPVEVFADNAVSIAIFADDNPDAEVVVFTFGQFAGKRRASTRMRLARSQNVIAIAQMADGTYRSTAKKVAVIIGGCGA
- the hemH gene encoding ferrochelatase, yielding MPENSPLALSQGESDRLAFAEDSHPAIPKARIGIVLANLGTPDATDYWSMRRYLNEFLSDRRVIDYSPWLWQPLLQGIILTKRPFSSGAAYRSIWNNDKNESPLLTTTRAQAEKLAARLRETYGDHVIVEFCMRYGNPSTRSVIEELREKGCEKIIFFPLYPQYSAPTTATANDQAFRVLMKMNWQPAIRTVAAYYDHPLYIEALAQSVERAYSELSRRPDVLVTSYHGMPTRYLKEGDPYHCQCRKTSRLLKDRLGWEDTEIVVTFQSKFGPEEWLQPYTVEEVARLASGGKKNIAIMAPAFSSDCVETLEEINEEIKESFEEAGGEVFTYIPCLNDQEAHIDMMQAIVQDELSGWMPPR
- the pip gene encoding prolyl aminopeptidase; translation: MMAVPGNHKVYVEECGNPDGVPVVVLHGGPGGGCSPGMRRFFDPSHYRTILFDQRGCGRSTPNASVENNTTWDLVADIERIREELKIDKWSVFGGSWGATLALIYAQAHPDRVKNLILRGVFTMTKAEIAWFYGGGAGAFWPEQWRAFSHMVPKQERNDLVAAYHKRLFGRDHAEQTRFARAWAGWESQLASINSNGQRGSPSGTYARAFARLENHYFINDGFLEEDGQIFRDMPKIQHIPGFIVQGRYDMICPPITSQRLHSLWPASDLRMVTHAGHALSEPGITEELVGIMDGLITA
- a CDS encoding methyltransferase domain-containing protein, with the protein product MSSAPRLFDSEALSQRRHRAALAPAHFLQRQAAAEVRERLEDINRVFTAPAVIGPQAEEWSRWLGIENTAVVLPDAEILPFKKGSHDLIVHALSLHWANDPVGQLVQMRLALQPDGLMIACCFGGRSLSELRAVLAEAEAKIRSGLSPRVAPMGEIRELGSLLQRAGFALPVVDASLTEVTYENATALMRDLRAMGETNVLAARERGFFRRDVLALAESLYRQHFPAEGDRIRATAEIVFLTGWAPSPDQPQALRPGSAKMRLADALQVEEHSAEDATPRPMQKD
- the grxC gene encoding glutaredoxin 3, whose translation is MKTVEIYTTPICGYCAAAKRLLSEKGISFSEVDVMAEPERRAEMVQRAKGRRTVPQIFIGETHVGGFDDINALERAGQLDSMLAE
- the ubiG gene encoding bifunctional 2-polyprenyl-6-hydroxyphenol methylase/3-demethylubiquinol 3-O-methyltransferase UbiG, whose amino-acid sequence is MSATPSVSSVNETEIAKFEAMAAEWWDTEGKFKPLHMLNPTRLDYIVNQISAEFGRDTKAESPFAGLRLLDIGCGGGLLAEPMARLGAEVVGADAASGNIPVAQIHAKQSGLEIDYRHATAEALAEDGERFDVVLNMEVVEHVEDPQAFLTTCQSLLKPGGLMICSTLNRNPKSYLMAIIGAEHVMRWLPKGTHDWNKFITPDELFSMLSEAGLEPVDRKGFQFNPLLWNWRISEADLSVNYVTASVKPSVAEH
- a CDS encoding MarR family winged helix-turn-helix transcriptional regulator; the protein is MERSRQTGPGDATILTLVSEIATIDQLLHARLQKSLPKGMAVSHFTVLNHLAVSASEKTPAQLARSFNLTKGALTNTLAKLEAAGSVHIRPDWDDGRRKFVSISPAGRRTLAHASSAVEPVFNEILKTIDPEELRAALPLLRKLRQSLASPVG
- a CDS encoding c-type cytochrome, whose product is MNLQTRVSSVWQCIKKFNLFLATISVFSGALAEEQAQAITDQSKISLQADKEFGEYLASECLTCHRTDGTSKGIPSITNLPMESFADALRAYRRGERSNSAMQTVAARLSDEEIAALAAFFAQMDENGNGGSNEDQ